The Cryptomeria japonica chromosome 9, Sugi_1.0, whole genome shotgun sequence DNA segment CTTAACCTGCTTTAAAAGCAGTCAGAATCATATCTTGAACAAATAATTACTATAAATACAATCCAAATACCATGAATCTGAATTTGAAAACCTCAAGTAAGCATGAAGAGAATACAAAAGTTGATTTTGAGAGAGTAACCCTATTATATTTGTAAGCTCCTCTCATGAAGTTCATCTCATAGATTTTTTTTTATCACGATATTTCCTCCTTATAGCTGATTTTGAAAGGGTGTAAGCCCTTATTTGTCGAATTCTAAGCTAACCCCATTGGCTGATTTGATGACCAGATTCTTTTTTCAAACCTCCTATTACCTAAATTATAAAATAGCAAAATACCAAagttacccggggacgcgtccccaacctgaaaacccccgtccccgtcCCAGGGacgacgtttcggggacttgggaacggccaggggacgtttccccccgtccccaaattgccctgtttttggaggggacgtccccgaaacagGGGGACACCTGCCCTAGCtttgggggacgtccgtacgtcccggggacggctggggacgTCCCCAATCCATCCCGAGGATGGCCAGACGTCCCCCATtctaaggcccttaaaaaatattaaaaaaattttaaaagttgtatttttaattttttatttaaattttctaatataggccccttattaattcaaattgttattaaaaataaaaaaatttaaaaaataacattaattaaattttaaatttattaatttaattcataattttgacaatgaaactatatggcagcaatgtagcctttgggcattttgacacagagattagaaaatcgccaaactcagcgagtcaatagaaaaataacacccaacgcctttattaaagtataagtttttttggcctcgcggggcgctgcctttcgaccccgccctgtatcgtgaCAGGGagtgcgcaaggggcgctgccccttgaccccaccttgggggcgctgcctccaaacccccgttgaaaaatatggggggaaactgcatcAATCGAAGtaaggaaaatttaacctccgagtctattgatatgcatattgacaatgtgaatgaattgaaattctgatttatgaatgcataattgcatattgtgtattgagtattaacaatgttgtatgttcagaatttacattctaaaatgttttcaacttttcatagtatcatacacatgctatatccatgttttattattttcatatgaatataatgtatgtatgcatgctttatccatgttttcatatgaacatttagaattttgaaattttcctatatattttaaatttttcctatattttatatagccgtcccctttgccatcccccaccgtccccaaatttggcaaaaaaatttgccgtcctggAAACCCCTCCtgccgtcccctgccgtccccgtcccggaaactcggggtaataTTTCTAACATTGAATAAACTGAAGACATAAGCAAACTTAAGAAATACGGTGTCTACATGACCACACCAACATCATCTCCATTCATTATATGTTTCTTATTTCATGCTAGATCCTCGTTTGCTCGGTAGTTAAATCCTTCCTAATCAAGTTCCTATGATGCATGAAGCTTCTGCCATAATGCTCCATTTTTCAATTTTGTAATTTATTGAGTCCACGGATCTTAGAGTGTAAGGGAGTCCTTGCTCTTGATTATTTTGACTGAAAGGAAATAACGTCATGGCTGATATGTTCATTCAATGCCCATTATTATTTCAGCTTTGGAGTTGATGAAAACAAACAACGTTGCAATAGTAGGGCCACAATCTTCTGTTATTGCTCATATTGTTTCACATGTAGCCAGTGAACTTCATGTACCAATTCTCTCATTTGGAGCGACAGACCCAACTCTCTCATCATATCAGTATCCTTATTTTTTTCGTATGGCACACGATGATACGTATGGAATGATGGCAATCGCAGCTGTGATTGGCTTTTATGGCTGGAAAGATGTTgtgattgcatatattgatgatGATTATGGGAGAAATGGAATAGCTGCTTTGAATGATGCACTAGAAGAtgtaagagctagaattgttaaCAAAATAGCATTTCCTCCTGGAGTTGATAAAAGTGAAATTGGAAGTGCATTGGTGCAGTTAGCTTTGATGGAGTCAAGGGTATTTGTTGTGCATATGAATCCCGATACAGGTCTTGATCTTTTTGATGAGGCATATTACCTTGGAATGTTGAACAGTACCTATGTCTGGATAGCCACAGATTGGCTCTCTTCCATTTTGGACTCTTATGGACTTGATTATGAAACTATGAACACACTCCAAGGAATCCTTGCTATACGTAGGCATGTTCCGATTTCAGATCAGGAGCATGCTTTTACAGTAAGGTGGAACAAACTGTACAAAGATAGGATCATTGATTTCCGCTTGAATGCATTTGGACTATATGCTTATGATGCGATCTGGACAATTGCCCGTTCAATTGACACTTTCTTGAGTGGAGGAAGAAATGTTTCTTTTGCAAGTTATCCTTGGATCTCCAATAGCAGTGGAAGCAAAACAGAACTAGCAAAGTTAAAGGTTTTCACAGGAGGTCCACAACTGCGGAATATGTTGCTGCAAACTAATTTCACTGGATTAACAGGTCCTGTGAAATTCGATAAAACTGGAAATTTGGTTGGTACTACTTTTCAGATCATCAATATAATTGGAACAGGATTTCGCAAGGTAAGTTATTGGGCAAATGAATCAGGCTTGTCAGTTGTTCCTCCAGACATTAGATTTGGCAACTCACACAACCGGCAGACTGCGGGTCAGAAAATGGTTGAGGTAGTATGGCCAGGTCAAAATAAACTAATACCACGTGGGTGGGTATTTCCTAATAATGGCAAGCACCTTTTGATTGCCGTGCCCAATAAGACTGGATTTGGAGAGCTTGTGCATACAGTGGAAGGTAACAACAACATGATGAAGGGTTTTGTTATTGACGTGTTCCTTGCTGCAGTGGCCTTGTTACCTTATGCCTTTCCATACCAGTTTGAACCTTTTGGAGATGGGAAAACAAACCCCAATTATGATCAAATGGTGCAGCAAGTTGCCTCAAAGGTTGGTAGATAAAACTGTTGGCCTTAGATTCACTATTATGCTTTAATATAATTACCTACAAGTCATAGTTCTCATACaattcttgcattgcatttttttGTGCATCAAAGTTAATTTGCATATTCATAGTAAGAGTATCTATTAATAATTGGAGTTTTGTAGAAATTTGATGCAGCAGTTGGGGACATCTTAATTGTGACCAATCGGTCGAAGATTGTGGACTTTACTCAACCTTACGTAGAAGCAGGGCTATCTGTGGTGACTCCTCTCCGGGAGGTCAATCGTAGTGGCACATGGGCATTTCTGCAGCCATTCACAATAGAAATGTGGTGTACAACTGCTGCTTTCTTTCTTGTCATAGGAGCTGTTGTATGGATTTTGGAGCATAAATCAAACCCTGAATTTCGAGGACGTCCAAAGAAGCAAGCCCTTACCATTCTTTGGTATGAAAGATTTCTCGCATTTCTATCTCCGTTAATAAGAAGCTTCTTAATCCATTTGTTTCATAGGTTTCATGTATATCCTCGAGAATTTAATTTCTTGTACTGGTTTGCCCTCAACTTTCTATTTTTATAAATGAAAAATGTAGGATTTTAGAATTAACCCTAAAACCTCTACCTAAGATATCTGGCAATTGAACTAATTACTAACAACTTTTTCTATGGAAGCAGAAATGAACAACTTAGATGAATAGAGATTGGTAATCTCATTACCTTCTCATGCTATtcaatagaaaaatatacatatttatagCCTCTTAGATGAATGGTTCACAATGATGAGTGTGTCAGAGAAGCTGAGTGATGAATGATTCACAATGATGAGTGTTTCAGAGAAGTTGAGTTAATTTCAATGAAGAGAGATGACTACAAGCAAAGGTAGTGGTGGACTTGATGAGGTAAGAGGTGGCACCTAATTGCATACACAACAATGATAAGATAGAGGTGGCACCTAATTGCATACACAACAATGATAAGATAGCATAACAATGATAAGATAGAGGTGGCACTTGGTTAGTTGCCTTTAATCAAGAAAGTAAACACGTGCTTATTAGCCACTTAGGAATAAAACATATTTACCGAAGGCTGGGGTTTCATGGAGGgaggcttcctaaaaaatagagcgggTGTTGCAAAGGTTTTTAAGGAATTTTTTAAAGTGGGTGGTCTCATGAAATTTGTAGCACAGTTctgcttaaaaatttaagctcctaaatttaaggaaGCTGGTGGTCTCATGGATACATAGCTTTGTCTTTTATTCTCTCTGCAATGAGAAAAacaagttaaattttttttttcttttcaaaattaatttttaacagTAATCTAAACTTAAATATGTGACAAGTGGCAGAAATCATCcctaagctggtggggcaatttctaaccCCGTCTCAATTTCACCCGCTGAAATATGCAGTGCTAAAAAGTAGGGgcttctattttttaggaaaagattctaaataaacctgtagcataattttttttgtttcatgaGACCTCATGTTCCATGAAAATAGAAGCTCAAGCCCCTCATAAGACTGCACCctaagaaaatttaattaaaaagatgcAATAAAATACTACATCAATATCTTTCTTTAAATACAACTTAGGGAGGAAATAAGGCCCTAACAAGCAGTACTATGTTAGGTATCTAAGTGCAAAATGTGTCCGTCCAAAAGAAAGATAGAGAACATCTCAAGACACAACTTCCCTCACATTGTAGAAGATGAagaatgtcaaagtagatagtttaGTAATGCCTGCTAAAGTAGGCTCCTTTCATTAAACAACACGTCCTCTTTTCAAAAGAAAGAACGTTTGTGTTGTAGTTTTAATGAATTCCCACTCCCAAGGTTGAATGTAGGGTGgcaagataaaggtatttataaaatGCTCATATATCACAACTGTAGGATGTGTCATCTACATAATTGATGGAGAGTGTAAGATTTGGCTAAGGAGATAGCCTCCTAAGATCGAGGAATTTCAATGAAAGTACGAAATAGATCTAAAATGAGACAATAATTCTAAAAAGATGCAATGATATACAAGAGTACATGAAGTGGGTATATATAAGATACACCCTAATCACAGGTTCGGCAACCTTATGTATGAAGTTCAAAATTGGCAAACTctcataaaatttaaaaaaatctttcaaaatccCCGTAAAGGTCATTTTTTCATCTTCAGGAATCACAAAAGTTCCATCGCACATTGCATTTGATGGTGTCCCAAGAGGCTTTGTTCCTACATACCCTGCATAAGCATCCGAAACCATTCGGGAGTCAGAAACAGATAGCAAAGACGAAGGTAGTGGTTTAAGTTTACCTGGGACAACTGCCATAAGCAATTTTCGGGAGAGGCAGCGCATTCGTTGCAGAACAAAGGCATCGACCTGCAATTTTGGGCATTTGCTGACGAATGGTGAAGAGCTATTTACAACTCAAGGTTTCCTTTCTTCCAAAGGCAGCGTTGTTCTATCACCTGCAAATTGTAAAGGAATGGATTTGGTgagcaaaggaaaaaggaaaagtgTGGTGTGGCATCATTGACAAATTCTCCACGTTAAGGCTTTGGGCACTGCATTCCGAGCCCTCCTCAAATTCCTCTTCTTTTAGCAGCAAATTTTAATTCTCTCCCATCTCTTTTTGTAGTGAATGCAATTTCATTTGATTATATTCTCGACGAGGAGAGAAGCCCGGGCAGAAATGAAGTCCATCATTTaacatattatttaaatattaataaattaaaattaagattttgAATATATCTATATTCAATGATATCTATAttacaatattttttaatttattataatatattcaAATTTAATTCTATTGTGTTATTTTTAATGGTTTTGATTTAATAAatgtatattaatttaaaattcaatataattttattgtattttaataaacaatatatttgattattttattttataatataatttttatttcaaatctaTTTAACATTGTTAAAACTATTTTGATAATTTAATGCAtttattacttatatatatatttatgccgagaggcatctacaatgacatcaaaaggtaaatgcatgaaatatgccatgtttcagcttttgtggaggtgttattttatacTCCAAATAAAATGGAACGCTCGCCACTTTCCTCCAGCTAGATTCACAGGTTTTTGCATGGCGGACTttaaatggatttgtattcttggtgtttagtattttagaagaacatttattttatagattctcttctattataagatatctcttggcatattttacatatattttttaaatatagatatactagtttaaGTTCAAATTTATACAAGATGAATTTAATGTCatcttcatttaaattttattgttgCCAAACTTGAACTCGAATTTAAACCTGGTGACTTGAGGATACACCACAAAGATGTGAATGTGCGTCTAATGTAGGATAAAGGAGATGCTCACTTGTGTGTAATACAACTCCACCATAGAAAGAAAGTACTAGTCACATGCGCAAGTTCAACCTACCTTAGCAACCTTATGCAATACAAGAAAATTAATATGTACCACTTTAACTTCAAGAGTTCAAAGAGGAGACCCATGAACTTGATAACATCATCTAGATCCCAAAGGTAAGATTTTACAAACAAACATGAGATGCCTTGTAAGTATTTATCCCATTGTGGTGGCATGTATGGATTTGCTAAAGAGAGTCATCAAAAGTATTTGGAATAGTTGTGATCTCTATAGAAGGTGGAGGAGGAATCTTTATAGTTGTTTCTATAACATCCATGAGTGCAAGGGTGTGAAGGAAGGAGCACTAATGAATGAAGGTTCGAGTGGATCTCCAAATAACTGCTTGATTGCAGTTTGGAATAGTTGTGATCTCTATATAAGGTGGAGGAGGAATCTTTATAGTTGTCTCTATAACATCCATGATTGCAAGGGTTTTAAGGAAAGATCACTAATGAATGAAGGTTCAAGTGGATCTCCAAAAACTTCTTGATTGCACTTTGGAATAGTTGTGATCTCTATAGAAGGTGAAGGAAAAATCTTTATAGTTGTCTCTATAACATCCATGAGTGCAAGGGTTTGATGGAAAGATCACTAATGAATGAAGGTTCAAGTGGTTCTCCAAATAACTGCTTGATTATGGTGCAATCAGCAAAGGCACTCAATTTGCTTTGTGGTGTAATATGTCCTTGAAAACAATAAGAAAGattgtttgtagattctattctTCTTGTTCTTGTCCCATTCATTTTAATTTATTCTTAAAATCACTTTGCTTAGGAGTGAATCCATGAAGCTAGGGTAGGAAATCTTATTGTTTGTACTGATTCTTACTCCCTTCTCATTAATGCTGATGGAGCAGGTACAGGGAGTTTTGATTGGTCTAAGCCCTTACGTAGGGCTGTTTGGGTAGGCTTTGTTAACATGTTACATTCAGGTATCTTGTTCAGGTGGCACTTGATTGTTGATTGGGGATGGGTTGGGCGCATTGCTTATGTACGTTGTGGTGTGGTGCAGTATTGTACAAGGgtagtaatttttttttatataaatatcttttaatttttttcccCTTGCACAGTACCTTGAACTATACATGCCAATACAATTGGAAAAATGGGGCCTCTGGTAGAAATGTTTGACTCAGACAATTTTATATGCAATTCTTAGGCTCTTGACTACTCCAGATACAATAACCAGCTTCCTTTTGTTCCAACATGCTTTTGGAAAAAAAGACCTGTAAAAATAACAAATAACTTGCAACCTTCAAACTTGATAGCATGGCCTCTAGGTGTTCAAATTGGAAGGAGGCAAGACTAACTTTCTTGTATTGTCTGGAAACTATGCAGTTTCAAAATACCCTTCCCAAAAGATGAAATCCTTTATGAAGAAAAACATAAACAAGAAACAAAACTAATCCAATAGCCAAATGGACACTAATTCCATGTAGGATTTTAAACAACCCCAAAACCTCTATACAAGACCTATGAATATCAAACTAATTACTACCATCTTTCTATTTAGTAGCAAAAATTAACAACTTGAGTTAATAGAAATTGACATTCTGAATGTCTTCTCATTAGCTattcaaaagagaaatatttataGCCTCTTGGGTGTATAAGTCACAATCACAAGTGTCCAAGAGGAATTGAATTAAATTAAGAAAGGAACTATCTCAACAAGCAGAGGCAGTGATAGGCACTTAATTAACTCAATTTTTCACAATGCAGTAAGATATTTCTCCCTTGTGCTTAACCCTAACCAGGTGTGATTATTAATAAGCACATCATTATAggaactcttaagcaattttacaaGACAATTAATACAAAACCAATGGCTGAAAAATCACCTTGAAAAAGTCCCTAAATTTTTCAAAAGGCAGCAATATGCAAAGTATCTTAAAAAAATAGGCAAAAAATATCCCACTTGTTGAATACTTGCAtagaaattaaatatagataaattAGCTACTAAGGACAACTATGCTGCCCATTGATTTCTAGTGCTAAGGAATTTTTTTGGGACTAATAGACTCCTGTAATGAGTCAACAATATTCTCCAAGGTATCAAGTTTATCCGATAATACCATTTTGCCTTTAACCACATCTCAAACAAAACGATACTGCACATCAATAAGCTTCGTTTGAGCATTAGAAGTTGGTTGTTTTTGCCAAATAGATCGCATTGGCTAACATAGTGTATCTTTATCACCTTTTGTAAAAAGCAACGTGTAAACACAACCTTTGTAACCATACTACCTCGCATGCATTAGTGGCTTCCAAGTACTCAACTTCTGTTTTTGACTTTTGCTCATTCAATTGACTACTCCAACAAACAAAGGATACAAATAACTGCTTCTAGATTGTTGGTAACCAATATCTCCAGCTTAATCAGCATCAACAAATTTTTGTAATCCAATAATCTGTACATCTCAGGTTTTCCTTGGTAGAAGATTGCATAATCTAAAATGCCACACAAATATCTGAAGACCCTTTTTTACTGTAGTCCAATGTTCCTTCATTGGACTTGGCATATACCTGCTTTAAACTCCCATTCCAGGGGCAATGTATGGCCTAATACTTGCCATGGCATACATTAGACTTTCAACAATGCTTGTGCAAGGGACATCGGGCATGTCAATGTCCTCAATATCCTTATGTCTCGAGACATTGTTCTATAGATAACTTTAAACCTACGTTGCCAAttcgggtacgggtacgggttcacGAGTACGACAATTTGTTTTCCTTGGGTACAGGTACAGGTATATCCATACACGCATacactctctctcacacacacacatataaaattGCCAAGAGatagaatatttagatacctcatattcataatttgcaaaaatgaaaatactcgtctcaaaatgtcattacacaatgAAATTTCAAATTACAATTGATTATTTAATATTCATGTTAAAGCACTAGTGGGAAACTTTACCCAATTTGTTTACCATATACATaatgttcccaaaattcaaaatcctAAGGGGCAATTAAAAATTCCATCAGCTATATCTTTAGTGTGCAAAGTGGGAAGGCCTTTCTCTCCAACATCACCCGTTTTCTCATGCCAAAGCAATTTTCTCCACAAGCAACATATATGTTCCAATCTTGGGAACAATAAAGGTATTGcatctatcactcacaatgctttCCTTAATCATAAATAATGTTCCAATTTGGAATCCTTTTATAATACCTTTTATTCTTGAACcatcttgcaagtatctttgttaAATATTGTTTGCACATTTGCATCACTTATTTTACTTACAGATATTAGATTTCTAGCCAATCCTGGAATATGTAGAACTTGGAGGAGGGTTTAAACCTTTACATCTTTAAACATCACCTTGACTCTTATACACCCTGTGACCATATATGACAAGTCTTTGCATAAGAAGACATCAACTCCATTATAACTTTTATATTCACAATACACTCCTTGTGAGGAGTCATAGGAAAAGAAGCATCCAAATCAATTAGCTATGCATCATGACATGAGTGCATACTTGAAGAATCCAAGTACATTCCAACTTCTTTAGTAAAAGTCTTTGTTTCTATGGAAGAGACATCATTAGGTGCCTTACCTTTGTCAACCATTTAAAATCTACATTGCTTCTTAAAATACCTAGTTTCACTATAATTCCAATACTTTTTCATGTCTTCTTTTAGATTTAGATTTACCTGTAGATTTCAATTGTCCATTCtctgatttgttttctattttcttttgGGAATGACCTCTCAAACAAGACATTCTTTTGTTAGATCGTTGGATTTTTGCCTCATTTCTTTTGACAACAATTTGACTATCTCCTCAATCTTTAAATTTAGACGATATACTACATATGGCCATAACAGATTATCCCATAAATCTAACAAAGAATGTAAAATAATATGTTTTTCTTCTTCACTCAT contains these protein-coding regions:
- the LOC131067439 gene encoding glutamate receptor 3.3 encodes the protein MYTSWTALLSLGFLSIVLFPERGCLCLAQNGTRPATVNVGALVAYDTTIGRVAKKAIELAVEDVNKDGTVLNGTKLVLTMMDTNCTAFIGTSAALELMKTNNVAIVGPQSSVIAHIVSHVASELHVPILSFGATDPTLSSYQYPYFFRMAHDDTYGMMAIAAVIGFYGWKDVVIAYIDDDYGRNGIAALNDALEDVRARIVNKIAFPPGVDKSEIGSALVQLALMESRVFVVHMNPDTGLDLFDEAYYLGMLNSTYVWIATDWLSSILDSYGLDYETMNTLQGILAIRRHVPISDQEHAFTVRWNKLYKDRIIDFRLNAFGLYAYDAIWTIARSIDTFLSGGRNVSFASYPWISNSSGSKTELAKLKVFTGGPQLRNMLLQTNFTGLTGPVKFDKTGNLVGTTFQIINIIGTGFRKVSYWANESGLSVVPPDIRFGNSHNRQTAGQKMVEVVWPGQNKLIPRGWVFPNNGKHLLIAVPNKTGFGELVHTVEGNNNMMKGFVIDVFLAAVALLPYAFPYQFEPFGDGKTNPNYDQMVQQVASKKFDAAVGDILIVTNRSKIVDFTQPYVEAGLSVVTPLREVNRSGTWAFLQPFTIEMWCTTAAFFLVIGAVVWILEHKSNPEFRGRPKKQALTILWFSFSTMFFAHRENVMSNLGRAVLLIWLFVVLIINSSYTASLTSILTVQQLSPTVNGFASLIESNEPIGYQEGTYVKRYLMDEFNIDESRLVPFNSTESYAKALTKGPGKPGGVAAIIDSSPIIQLFLSTQCGFTTLGSEISKGGWGFAFQKDSQLAIDMSTAILTLSESGELQRIHDKWFSRNRCGTQATEVDSTRLQLKSFWGLFLISGVASFVALIIFFVRMFIQYSRSISDTVTRDGVSSSSSLTSRLKSFVDFIDKKEIYQGKEDSTSMTPRSQPSLTPRNQREAWLESEYTSNSQSISAGQNVM